CATCATCAACGCCGATTTCGGTCATGCGATGACGAACCTCTTTGACGACGGCGTACTGAAAAAGCACAGCAAGAAGAACGTTGCGAAGAAGGATTATTCCTGTTCGATATTCATGATGTATCTCGGCGTGAAGAAACGCTACGATATGCCCCATCATTCCATTGTTTTTGCTGATGATTACAAGGGCAATGTCGCCGATATCTTCAAGCGAAAAGTGCTTTCGAAGGATACATCGTTCTATGTGCGCAACGCCGGCGTTACCGACAGGACGCTCGCACCCAAGGGGCACAGCGCGCTTTACGTGCTTGTACCGGTGGCGAACCTTACGGGGGACATCGACTGGGCTTCGGTGAAGGATGAATTCCGCGATATCGTGCTTGACGCCATTGAGAAGAAGACGGTGATGAAGGACCTTCGCAGGAACATCGTCTGCGAAAAGATCATCACGCCGGACGGCTGGCGCGATGACTACAACGTATACAACGGCGCAACGTTCAATCTCTCGCATAAGCTCACCCAGATGCTCTTCCTCCGTCCGCACAACCGTTTCGAGGAAGTGGACCGTGTCTATCTTACCGGCGGCGGCACGCATCCGGGGAGCGGACTGCCGACGATATACGAATCAGCGCGTATCAGCGCGAACCTCATCAGCAAAAAATACAAGGTACCCTACGTTTCGAAGAACACCCTTGTTTAAAAAGATTCGTATTGTATAGGCATGAACTGGCTGGATTTCGGTCTGCGCATGCATTCGATCACTGAGCGACTATCACCAGCGGCAGCCATCGCCCATCGCCTGCGAAGGATATGGGACCCCGCGCTCTATCACGGTTACGGGAAAAAGCGGCACTTCTTCGAGGGATGGTATTACAAGCTCATATCAGCCGACGGCAAGAGCCGCTTCGCTGTTATTCCCGGGATAGCCCTGGGTGATGCGAAGGAGACGCCGCATGCCTTCATTCAAGTACTTGACGGGATGGCCAGGGCATCGCATTACATACGATTTGACGCCGGTGAATTCTCTTTTAACGATCATCGTTTTGAGGTATGTATCGGCAAGAACCGTTTTACGCGCGACGGCATCAGGTGCGATGTGTCGAACGGCGCATACCGGTTCAGCGCCGATGTCTCGTTCTCAGGATGCGTGCCCTGGCCCGTGACCTTGCTCTCTCCAGGCATCATGGGGCCGTATGCATTCGCCCCGTTCATGGAATGCTATCACGGCGTGCTCAGTTTCGATCACCTCATTTCCGGCACCATCATGAATAATAAGAAAAAAATGTCGATGAACGGCGGACGCGGCTACATAGAAAAGGACTGGGGGCGGTCATTCCCGTCGGCATGGGTGTGGATGCAGACGAATCACTTCACGCGGGAACGCGTATCGCTCACCGCATCGGTAGCGAACATCCCCTGGATGGGAGGAAGTTTCACCGGCTTCATTGCGGGGCTCTACCTCGGCGGAAAGCTTTATCGCTTCGCAAGCTACACCGGAGCGCGTCTTGTTTCCATTGTTCCGGAGAAAAGATCAGTACGCTATGTTCTTGCCGACAGGAAGAGAACGTTATCGCTCACCGCATACCGTGCACCGGGGGCGAATCTCGCTTCCCCGTCCCACGGCGTCATGGAAGGGCGTATAGCCGAGAGCATGTCGGCGCGTATCGCGGTAACGCTTACCGAAAACGGGCGAACCGTGTTCAAGGATGAGGGCGTGCATGCGGGGCTTGAGATAAGCGGGAATATCGGGAATATAGATCACCAGTAAGCACCGGATACGTGCTCTGAGTATCATCGAGAGG
This DNA window, taken from Spirochaetota bacterium, encodes the following:
- a CDS encoding tocopherol cyclase family protein, producing the protein MNWLDFGLRMHSITERLSPAAAIAHRLRRIWDPALYHGYGKKRHFFEGWYYKLISADGKSRFAVIPGIALGDAKETPHAFIQVLDGMARASHYIRFDAGEFSFNDHRFEVCIGKNRFTRDGIRCDVSNGAYRFSADVSFSGCVPWPVTLLSPGIMGPYAFAPFMECYHGVLSFDHLISGTIMNNKKKMSMNGGRGYIEKDWGRSFPSAWVWMQTNHFTRERVSLTASVANIPWMGGSFTGFIAGLYLGGKLYRFASYTGARLVSIVPEKRSVRYVLADRKRTLSLTAYRAPGANLASPSHGVMEGRIAESMSARIAVTLTENGRTVFKDEGVHAGLEISGNIGNIDHQ